Part of the Ziziphus jujuba cultivar Dongzao chromosome 8, ASM3175591v1 genome is shown below.
caaattgccaaggtGTATCTCAGCATCATTCAGAAGGAGAATTATACATTTACTGGGAGCACAATGGACTTTGAAAATCTCACTCAATTGTGAAGAGGGTTTGGTCCAACCGGAACAACTTTATTTGAAACAGTATTTACCTGGTTGATCCTATCTCCAATTTCTGCAGGGTGAGAACCAGGACCAAGACGCGATGAAAATAGATAAGAAAACTCAGCTCTTTGTGTTTGTTCTGTTCCTCCTTCACTGGCAGCCTTGCTGATATGCCTACAACTAGAAAGATGAACTACTGCTAGAAcgaaaatagcaattagatacAGAAGGGAACGTTTGTGGAATTTCATGACTCAAACTGGGAAAGAAAACCAAGCAAAAGTAGTTTAAAAAGTGAGACTAAAGAGAATCTTTCAAGCTGTTTCTACATGTCTTAGAAGATTGAAACTTAGAAAAGTCTTTTTATAAAGCATCAagcacctttttattttttgtttttttttcccagttAGGGGATCAAGAACCTTGTGGTGCAGGGGCAGAGCCAAAATACACTATCAATCATGTTCAAATAAACGGAACACACATTATAGTCATTGTTAACCCTACCTGAAATAATTGAGTATTCCTtgagaaaatgataaaaaaatgccAAACCCATAAATGGGTTGAATTATCAAATACATGTTAAACAGGATGTGCTAGACAATTGGAGCCGTTTAATATATGAAGGACCTAATCATAGAGTTTGCGTACATAATGATTCGTAAATTTCATAGGGACGTTGCTTCCTGACACAAGTTTTTCATTGTCTTGGGGTCAGATTGAGATGTCAATGACTTTCTGATCCGGCAATGTTTATACTTCATAATAAAATGGAATTTGGctatttaagattaaaaaaagaagaagaaaagaagatgcaTTTTAATTAAGAGTACACACTTTGTACATTGGAAGAATATCTCGTAGTCCCAGCAACCAGCCATGAAAGCGAAATATGCATTTTAAGAAGCTGTCCTTGGTACTATGGTCCAAAGGTCGAATACGCCCTATTTGGATTGGCAAAAGATATGCTATTCTCAAAATAATAGCACAATTTATAAGAGCATCTCCACTCTCCATTGATTCTGttcatttaaaaatcttttatcacatcagataaataaataaggttttaaaatacttttttttaataattctgtACATTAGTTCTGTCAAGCTAATGtggtaacaaaaaaattagtaacTATGAAGGACATTGTTTTCTACTGAAAACTTTGTTAAACAGACTAAGttagcattttatttatttttattgacttttgttaaaagaaaaataactcgtgagtttttaattagatataattttaaaataaaaaattatatattaacattttaaaatattttaaatagaatccattgaaaaaaaaatatctaaaatattatctattaaatagaaaaaatgtcatataaacataaatacttttcaaaataaatgcCATATAAATTCCAATATAAAGAACCATTGGAAATACTCTAATTTACTCCAATAAacccccaaaaaattaaaaaataaaataaaaaaactaatgaaaaatcCCTATGATATGATAGATCTCTTTTCTATATAAGAAAACCAAATGaatcatgtataataaataatgaaaaaatacttTGTCCAACCAAGCCAAATTTAACCCGCTTAAAATTGGAAGCAAGGtcaattaaaaaattgttttattttttatgtgtttCTTTTAAGGGTTGAATTGATTAAACCATAGTGATACACATCATACAGCAAGATTGGGGGAACAGATCCCACCTATAACCGCTTAAAAATTGACTAGTGCTAAATTCACactcttattatttttagaagGCAACACAACTAtgaatagatttatttatttttattattttttattattggcgCTCTTAAACCTCTCTTATCTGATTATCATTTCCATAAGACAACACAGAGTACAGTACTTTCAATGCAACCTTGCTAAACGAAGCAATTCAAATTCAAAGCAGTTCAGGCACTTCGAGCAGTGGAAGTATGGAAGAAGCTTGACTTGAATCTCCTATAGCGTCCTTGATAAATCGTTACGGTTAAAAATATATCTCACTTTGAAGCTCAGcatgtgaaaagaaaatttattcgCTGGTTTTTTGATAAGAAGTAAAATACATCCAATGAATTAGAAGTTCATTTCCCACCCTTCTATTTGTAGGTTACTACGAATTAGCCTAGTGGCTTTACCCTTTACCCGGCCTTGTTTCAAGCTTCGAAAACCATCATCACACCAAATTCTGCCAAATCattgaaatactaaaaccaCGCATAAGATAGAGCCAGATTTCTCTGTTGGGATGAGAAGAAATACATCATGAAGCCAGATTTCTCTGTTGGAATGAGAAGAAATACATCATGAAGGCTAGAAAGCAATTTTATAAATGTGATTCATCTCTATAGCATTCCTTCAACACAAATCGCACACAAAGAAACTGCAACCCTTATGTCCCAAAGTTGTTACTATTgctgaaatattattttaactagTCATTTAAGGAAATATGATTATGACATAAAGATCCTAGACTATGAATATAATATTGTATGTGAAACATGATTTACCAAGTACGTGCACGGCAAACCAAAACATCCCACCTTTGCAGTACCTCCATTTTTTCTTGATTTGCAATAGCCGTGCTTCAATAACCAACTAAATTTACTCATTCTTGGCATCATCACCTGTAGGTGTTTCCTCGGATTTAACAGCTGGACTTTCTGATGGACCATCTTCAGCAGGTTTAGCAACATTGTCAGCTTTAGCGGGTTCTCCATTTGATGCTCCATCAGTTACTGGAACTGTCTTCTTGATAGTTCCGACCTTAACATACTTGCTCATGAATTTGTATTCCCAATCCTGCAACGCTTCAAGTTCAAATGGACCAAGACCAGAGATGTCACCGGTCAGATCTTTATCTTCAAAAGACATCTTTGCGAGAGCTCTGCTAGCATCTTTTCCGGCAAACAATGCATAAGGGCCGCCAGGTCCATAAAACATCCTGCATTATGAAATCAGAGCACCTTAAAAGCCTAGTGAAAGACGTAACATTCAGAAAAGTATTATCCATGGCAAGAAATGCCAACAAGTGTTTTTCATTTCAAAACAAAAggattcctttcttttttttaatctaatttttcaAACCAATAGCTCTCCCTTAAAAAAGTGTACCAGAAACCAtgtgagaaataaaaatatatcaagcTATACCCGCACATGATACAGCGtgctcaaaataaaaatttctactaTCAATAAATTTGCAAATCCATGGAATGAATGTAAATAAACAAAAGCAAGTAGATCTTGCCCCTAAGGGGACAGGTTTAGTGGCAAAAGTGTCATTCTTCCACAACCTATGCTGGGTTGAAACTTGAAACCACCACTATATAGTGGTCACTTACTAGGTagagaagaaggagaaaaacaaaaaaaaaaaaaaaaagaaagaaaacaaagtagACTTATTTTAAATGCAAGAGTGTTCAAAGGCTCAGTAAACTATAACTACTGCGTTAAGTCAGGAAAAGGCACTATTTGTTAGTACAACATGATTTACATCCAGATTTAGCCTTTACCAATTCTACCTAAACATCGTTCAGGGATTAGGCATATGAAAAAGGCATGGACAAGATCAAAAATCAATGTATTAAGAAAATTCCAGTCACTTCacttttccaatttattttgcTTGGACAGACATCACTTCTTATATATGCTTTATCCCTCATGACTGTGTAGCTCTGAATAAATAACAAGTTCCTTTCTAGTCCAGATTATCATATCAAAGAAGCCACAGATTTCTTAGCAGAAAGAAAACAATCCAATAATTCCTAAATGAGCAACCCAAGTTATGAACAATATAAATCACGGATAAATATAACAACAACAGCACGAAGGCTACAAAATGCAAAAAGCAAGAAAATTGATACTAATTGCCAAAACATAGAAAATCACAATTCCAAATAAAGTAGTGAATagttatatagaaattttaagaTGTTAAATTATTAGAATTATGAACAAATAAATCTGGGATTCTGAGTTTTGAAGCCAGCACTTTGCTGATATTCTGAATGGTACCAAAGGCCTATATGTAATGGTCGActgagaaaataatattaataacaataatttagaGACACATAATGAAAACGGCATACCATCCATTAAGAATTACAGTTTCAGCAAcagcatagaaaaaaaaaagttccacaAACAGATTTAAAAGAtcagccccccccccccccccccaaaaaaaaaaaaaaaaaaactataagtaGAAATCAAAGAAACAACAAACagcacaataaaaataaaatgagaaaagagaaaagtgaaaagaaaaaggatggttttTTAGCTGAAAAAGAACTACGCCGACAGGAATaatccaaaaagtaaaaaatcacATATCATATCCAgatgatgaaaaaaaataaaagtaaaaccaCAAACCCAGTAGCCAAGTCGCCGAGTTGACCCCCAAAAAAATACTGAAAGAGGAAAAATCCTCTAGTGGGATCTAGgatcccaaaacaaaaaaaaaaaaaaaaaaaaaaaaaagaaattaccaAGAATTTCACTCCCAGAAGACCAAAagctgaaaagaaaaaaaacctgcTCTGAGAGACGTCATAGATCTGACCCTTAATAGCCATGAGCAAAGGCTTCTTGGGATCGGCGCCGTCGTACTGCGTCAACTCTTCTTCAGTGATCTCACCGAGCTGAACAGGAGGTGGAAGAGGCTGCATGTGCTCCGAGGATCTGGACTCCTGATGAAGATGTTGATCAGACGGACCAAAGAGACCCGAAATCACATAGTAAACAGCAAAAAGAAGAGCAAGAGCTGTGAAGAAGGCCGCAGGAGAGAGGCCTGTGTAAACGGTGATTGCCTCTTTGAGCGTTTCCCACAGTTGCAGAGCCATTTTtggctagagagagaaagagaaggaaattGCAAAGAAAGAGAAATGAGATAGACGATGAAGCCAAAGATGGCCGGCTGcttatttgagaattttttttattttttatccactCATAGAGGGTTTGGTCTTAATTCCTTACTATTTTACTCACCAACCCACCAAAAAGAACAGAAacactttctttcctttttattaccaaaattcaaaaaaaaaaaaa
Proteins encoded:
- the LOC107409747 gene encoding membrane steroid-binding protein 1; this encodes MALQLWETLKEAITVYTGLSPAAFFTALALLFAVYYVISGLFGPSDQHLHQESRSSEHMQPLPPPVQLGEITEEELTQYDGADPKKPLLMAIKGQIYDVSQSRMFYGPGGPYALFAGKDASRALAKMSFEDKDLTGDISGLGPFELEALQDWEYKFMSKYVKVGTIKKTVPVTDGASNGEPAKADNVAKPAEDGPSESPAVKSEETPTGDDAKNE